In Dromiciops gliroides isolate mDroGli1 chromosome 4, mDroGli1.pri, whole genome shotgun sequence, one DNA window encodes the following:
- the SOST gene encoding sclerostin, translated as MKFPLVLCLLCLLVQVAFHSVQGWQAFKNDATEIIPELSEQPEPPPDLANSNNKTMNRAENGGRYPHHPLEPKDASDYSCRELHFTRYITDGPCRSAKPVTELVCSGQCGPAHLQPNAIGRKWLWRQSAADYRCIPDRYRTQRVQLLCPGGEEARTHKIRVVASCKCKRYTRFHNQSELKDFGKEAARPSKNKKPRLSRIRSSKSKQPELENAY; from the exons ATGAAGTTCCCTCTAGTCCTCTGCCTGCTGTGCCTGCTGGTCCAGGTTGCCTTCCACTCTGTGCAAGGGTGGCAGGCCTTCAAGAATGATGCTACCGAAATCATCCCTGAGCTCAGTGAGCAGCCCGAACCTCCGCCTGACCTAGCCAACAGCAATAACAAGACGATGAACCGAGCGGAGAATGGAGGGCGATACCCACACCACCCCTTGGAGCCCAAAG ACGCCTCGGATTACAGCTGCCGGGAGCTACACTTCACCCGCTACATCACTGACGGTCCCTGCCGTAGCGCCAAGCCTGTCACCGAGCTGGTGTGCTCGGGCCAGTGTGGGCCAGCGCATCTGCAGCCCAATGCCATCGGGCGCAAATGGTTGTGGCGCCAGAGCGCCGCGGACTATCGCTGCATTCCCGACCGCTACCGCACGCAACGCGTCCAGCTGCTATGCCCGGGAGGCGAGGAGGCCCGGACTCACAAGATCCGTGTCGTAGCCTCCTGCAAATGCAAGCGCTACACCCGTTTCCACAACCAGTCGGAGCTCAAGGACTTCGGCAAGGAGGCTGCTCGGCCCTCCAAGAACAAGAAGCCCCGGCTGTCCCGGATCCGGAGCAGCAAGTCCAAACAGCCAGAGCTGGAGAATGCCTACTAG